The following coding sequences lie in one Flavobacterium cyclinae genomic window:
- the arfB gene encoding alternative ribosome rescue aminoacyl-tRNA hydrolase ArfB, with protein MDKSIISSEFLFKAVRSSGAGGQNVNKVSSKVVLTFDLINSKGLTEEEKTVLQTKIATKLTQEGILILTSEEDRSQLKNKEKVIKKCFKLLENALVVPKERKETKIPRAVKEKRLNAKKVMSVLKQNRKKPNY; from the coding sequence ATGGATAAATCAATAATTTCATCTGAATTTTTATTTAAAGCAGTTCGAAGCAGTGGAGCAGGAGGACAAAATGTAAACAAAGTGTCTTCTAAAGTAGTATTGACTTTCGATTTGATAAATTCAAAAGGATTAACAGAAGAGGAAAAAACAGTGTTGCAAACTAAAATTGCAACTAAACTCACGCAAGAAGGAATCCTAATTTTAACTAGTGAAGAAGATAGAAGTCAACTAAAAAACAAAGAAAAAGTCATTAAGAAATGTTTTAAGTTGCTAGAAAACGCTTTGGTTGTTCCTAAAGAGCGAAAAGAAACTAAAATTCCAAGAGCTGTAAAAGAAAAACGCCTCAATGCAAAAAAAGTAATGAGTGTTTTGAAACAAAATAGGAAAAAACCAAACTACTAA